Proteins encoded in a region of the Podospora pseudopauciseta strain CBS 411.78 chromosome 6, whole genome shotgun sequence genome:
- the YPO7 gene encoding Fe-S oxidoreductase (EggNog:ENOG503NTZ7; COG:C), whose product MVFPNDWEGFSPAIMGRVMDYLWHEHRIPILLSTAFILTFLRFYLRLNDAQSEQQKLVALPRALNKDEKKTTTTTTEKLDKVVVKKVSGSEGSSGDDEKKEGVKKKSAGPRRIKGDASKRVKKEGGEARKIQVLVFFSCLTGSTEKIVKQFAGAFEEALTKAKGEQTTFLPLQVLDLSEVDYDEYFISPPKTEGEEKVDYFYLILLPSFNIDSINDTFLEHLQETHHDFRIDTSPLAPILGYSVFGFGDREGWPTEEEGYCFQAKEVDKWMAKLSGRKRAYPLGMGDWKRDGKERLAEWKSGLVDVLGQIEQNGGLGEGVPGSGDPIESDDEELDDDGEVYDEGAEQNGKSKSSGDLGDLEDLGQIMAASGNTGKKSSGPIAVDFTIEGKPKRKAAAPAVIKEMVPKGSPTYNSLTKQGYAIVGSHSGVKICRWTKSALRGRGSCYKYSFYGINSHQCMETTPSLSCSNKCVFCWRHGTNPVGTNWRWVVDPPDLIFNGVKENHYKKIKMMRGVPGVRAERFAEAMRIRHCALSLVGEPIFYPHINEFLGMLHKERISSFLVCNAQHPDQLAALQHVTQLYVSIDASNKESLRRIDRPLHRDFWERFNRCLDILRERRFQQRTVFRLTLVKDFNLEDEVEGYADLVQKGLPCFVEIKGVTYCGTSTSSSAGLTMQNVPFYNEVCDFVVALEKALKKRGLNYGIAAEHAHSCCILLASDRFHKEGKWHTRIDYERFFKLLEERGPDGEFTPEEYMGPETPEWATWGRGGFDPRDQRVDRKGRPVEVS is encoded by the exons ATGGTCTTCCCCAATGACTGGGAGGGGTTCAGCCCCGCCATCATGGGCAGGGTGATGGACT ATCTCTGGCACGAACACCGCATCCCTATTTTGCTTTCGACGGCGTTTATCCTTACTTTTTTGAGATTTTACCTCCGGTTGAACGACGCGCAATCAGAACAACAGAAATTGGTGGCTTTGCCGAGGGCGTTGAAtaaggacgagaagaagacgacgacgacgacaacagaGAAACTTgacaaggtggtggtgaagaaagTTTCCGGCTCGGAGGGTTCGtcgggtgatgatgagaagaaagagggggtaaagaagaagagcgccgggccgaggaggataaAGGGTGATGCGAGTAAACgggtgaagaaggaagggggagaagcgAGGAAGATTCAAGTTTTGgtctttttctcttgtttGACGGGGAGCACCGAGAAGATCGTGAAGCAGTTCGCGGGGGCGTTTGAGGAGGCTTTGACAAAGGCAAAAGGGGAGCAAACGACATTCTTGCCGCTGCAGGTGTTGGATCTTTCGGAGGTGGACTATGATGAGTATTTCATCAGTCCGCCAAagacggagggggaggagaaggtggatTACTTTTATTTGATCCTGCTGCCGAGTTTTAATATTGATAGTATCAACGATACCTTCTTGGAGCACCTTCAGGAAACACATCACGACTTCCGGATTGATACTTCGCCCTTGGCGCCGATATTGGGGTATTcggtgtttgggtttggggatagggaggggtggccgacggaggaggaggggtattGTTTCCaggcgaaggaggtggatAAGTGGATGGCGAAGTTGagtgggaggaagagggcgtaTCCGCTGGGGATGGGTGATTGGAAGAGAGACGGGAAGGAGAGATTGGCGGAGTGGAAGAGTGGGTTGGTAGATGTGTTGGGTCAGATTGAGCAGAATGGTGGGCTAGGGGAGGGTGTTCCTGGTTCTGGTGATCCGAttgagagtgatgatgaggaacttgatgatgatggagaggtGTATGATGAGGGCGCTGAGCAAAATGGAAAGTCCAAGAGCTCGGGGGATTTGGGAGATCTGGAGGATCTTGGGCAGATTATGGCGGCGAGCGGCAATACTGGGAAGAAGTCGTCTGGGCCGATCGCCGTCGATTTTACAATCGAAGGCAAGCCAAAAAGGAAGGCTGCTGCCCCGGCCGTCATCAAGGAAATGGTACCGAAGGGTTCACCCACATATAACTCCTTAACAAAGCAAGGCTACGCCATCGTTGGCTCTCACTCGGGTGTCAAGATCTGCCGCTGGACAAAGTCTGCCCTGCGCGGCCGTGGCTCCTGCTACAAGTATTCCTTCTACGGCATCAACTCTCACCAGTGCATGGAAACCACACCATCGCTCTCCTGCTCCAACAAGTGCGTCTTCTGCTGGCGCCACGGCACAAATCCCGTCGGCACCAACTGGCGCTGGGTCGTGGATCCCCCAGATCTCATCTTCAACGGTGTGAAGGAGAATCACTACAAGAAGATCAAAATGATGCGCGGCGTCCCTGGAGTACGAGCAGAGCGCTTCGCTGAGGCCATGCGCATCCGCCATTGCGCCTTGTCACTAGTCGGCGAGCCCATCTTCTACCCTCACATCAACGAGTTCCTCGGTATGCTCCACAAGGAGcgcatctcctccttccttgtGTGCAACGCCCAGCACCCCGATCAACTCGCCGCCCTCCAACACGTCACCCAGTTGTATGTCAGCATCGACGCCTCAAACAAGGAATCCCTCCGCCGCATTGATAGACCCCTCCACCGCGACTTCTGGGAGCGATTCAACCGCTGCCTCGACATCCTCCGCGAACGCCGCTTCCAACAACGGACGGTATTCCGCCTCACCCTCGTCAAGGACTTTAACCTCGAAGACGAAGTGGAAGGCTACGCTGACCTAGTCCAGAAGGGACTCCCTTGCTTTGTCGAAATCAAGGGTGTCACCTACTGCGGAAcatccacctcgtcctcggcaggTCTGACGATGCAGAATGTGCCCTTTTACAACGAGGTGTGTGACTTTGTGGTGGCGCTAGAAAAGGcgctgaagaagagggggcTGAATTATGGGATTGCGGCGGAGCATGCGCACAGTTGCTGCATCTTGCTGGCGAGTGACAGGTTTCACAAGGAGGGGAAGTGGCATACTAGGATTGATTACGAGAGGTTTTTTaagctgctggaggagagggggccGGATGGGGAGTTTACGCCGGAGGAGTATATGGGGCCTGAGACGCCGGAGTGGGCCacgtgggggaggggagggtttgaTCCGAGGGATCAGAGGGTTGATAGGAAGGGGAGGCCGGTGGAAGTTTCATAG
- a CDS encoding hypothetical protein (EggNog:ENOG503P5EQ) codes for MSSKPQLFPVFLQFMKASSSNAPSLTSTRDITFINIFYRKTPTFIHLTMAFPNILSCLCGPTSDDHPSYHDEKSPLYPSTTPYIDQPKPQPIPPYPSPSPLINDILTLLLTTPLPITPSASQSQIDTTLDLHTTSWSEYLAEKILRALSDLLATATDPESRKSWGEALSQAYDTSITIAGELFNDLVEYVKGHPYEIAATVLLSLVTFGVLVRLAPRVLVLLGFSAEGPVEGSWAAWFQSTYGGYVPKGSLMSYLQRLGMTWE; via the coding sequence ATGTCCTCAAAACCGCAATTGTTCCCAGTCTTCCTCCAGTTTATGAAAGCTTCCTCATCCAATGCTCCCAGTTTGACATCCACTAGAGATATCACATTTATCAACATCTTCTATCGCAAAACACCAACTTTCATCCACCTTACAATGGCCTTCCCCAACATCCTCTCCTGCCTCTGCGGCCCCACCTCAGACGACCATCCATCCTACCACGACGAGAAATCCCCCCTctacccctccaccaccccataCATCgaccaacccaaaccccaacccataCCCCCCtatccttccccctcccctttgaTCAAcgacatcctcaccctcctcctcaccacacccctccccatcaccccctccgcctcccaatcccaaatCGACACCACCCTCGACCTCCACACCACCTCCTGGTCCGAATACCTCGCCGAAAAGATCCTCCGCGCCCTCTccgacctcctcgccaccgccaccgatCCCGAGTCCCGCAAGTCCTGGGGCGAGGCTCTCTCCCAAGCCTACgacacctccatcaccatcgccgGGGAGCTCTTCAATGACCTCGTCGAGTATGTCAAGGGCCACCCCTACGAAATCGCTGCTACGGTGCTCCTGTCATTGGTGACATTTGGGGTTTTGGTCCGTCTTGCTCCAcgggtgctggtgctgcttggTTTCAGCGCCGAGGGTCCGGTGGAGGGGAGCTGGGCGGCTTGGTTTCAGAGTACCTATGGAGGATACGTACCCAAGGGTTCGCTGATGAGTTACTTGCAGAGGCTGGGGATGACGTGGGAGTGA
- a CDS encoding hypothetical protein (COG:S; EggNog:ENOG503NUNN) yields the protein MSNSTYAAPTAPSTAPAAPAATGAGAPRIAGNGPFPPPTAASGGVPGLTPDIPICAIFLALFVAGAATNMTIFQRNRRRSYKFFFSVLLFGFCMARIVALSMRIVWASKPRDVNVAIASQIFTAAGVLILFITNLIFAQRIIRAYHPFFGWSKSITWLFRVLFGSLIALLVMVISVTVQSFFTQDPGVRMIDRNIQLFCATYLAVFAFLPIPLVTLAAVVPRRTKIDKFGEGHFRTKFALLTFTALLLAAGAIFRAVIAYYPRPVNNPAWYHGKAPYYCFNFGIELVVVYVYALSRFDKRFHIPDGSSAPGHYSCSDYGPRRSAVAAAVAAADFEKRSSYAYGKMASSVEEGSASVWTGSRYSTIKRGGGSSKSLPSSLGRPSVTARPSSSRGPGGLSSSGRSLKSVRSLYSPAATDENAVVSGEMDGGSSEATRAEDLAWMARAMVGFHSHEFGVDPLSPYDEILRLDRPLPPLPPAPPPREYPPLLPPTEVLGPDLAYGYVQVAGGGGGIMGAISEGTEAEEGEDEEERYHHPE from the exons ATGTCCAATTCTACTTATGCCGCGCCGACGGCGCCGTCAACTGCACCAGCTGCACCGGCTGCTACAGGGGCGGGAGCG CCCCGAATCGCAGGCAATGgccccttcccaccccccaccgccgcctcggGCGGTGTCCCCGGCCTCACTCCCGACATCCCCATCTgcgccatcttcctcgccctcttcgtAGCAGGCGCGGCAACAAACATGACCATCTTCCAGCGCAACCGTCGGAGATCGTACAAGTTCTTTTTCTCGGTCCTGCTCTTCGGTTTCTGCATGGCGCGTATCGTCGCCCTATCCATGAGAATAGTCTGGGCGTCCAAACCGAGGGACGTCAACGTTGCGATTGCCTCGCAAATCTTCACGGCGGCTGGGGTGCTCATCTtgttcatcaccaacctgATTTTTGCGCAAAGAATCATCCGGGCCTATCATCCCTTTTTTGGCTGGAGCAAGAGCATCACCTGGCTGTTTAGGGTCCTGTTTGGGAGTCTGATTGCGTTGCTCGTCATGGTTATCAGCGTGACGGTCCAGAGCTTTTTCACGCAGGACCcgggggtgaggatgatTGATCGGAACATTCAGCTGTTTTGCGCGACGTACCTGGCCGTCTTTGCGTTTTTGCCGATCCCGTTGGTGACGCTGGCGGCGGTTGTACCGAGACGGACCAAGATTGAcaagtttggggaggggcacTTCCGGACAAAGTTTGCGCTTTTGACGTTTACTGCTTTGTtgctggcggcgggggcCATCTTCAGGGCGGTGATTGCGTATTATCCTAGGCCGGTGAACAACCCGGCTTGGTATCACGGCAAGGCGCCGTATTATTGTTTTAATTTTGGGAttgagctggtggtggtgtatgtCTATGCGCTCTCGCGGTTTGACAAGAGGTTTCACATTCCGGACGGGTCGTCGGCGCCGGGGCATTATTCTTGTTCGGATTACGGGCCGAGGCGGAGCGCGgttgcggcggcggtggcggcggcggatttTGAGAAGAGGAGCAGTTATGCGTATGGGAAGATGGCGAGcagtgtggaggaggggagtgCGAGTGTTTGGACGGGGTCGAGGTATTCGACTATCAagagggggggcgggagcTCAAAGTCGTTGCCGAGTAGTTTGGGGAGGCCGAGTGTGACTGCTCGACCGAGCAGCAGTCGGGGCCCGGGGGGGTTGAGCAGCagtgggaggagtttgaAGAGTGTGAGGTCACTTTATTCGCCGGCTGCTACGGATGAGAATGCTGTGGTGTCGGgtgagatggatggggggtCGTCGGAGGCGACGAGGGCGGAGGATCTGGCCTGGATGGCAAGGGCAATGGTAGGCTTTCATTCCCATGAGTTTGGCGTTGATCCCTTGTCCCCTTATGATGAGATTCTGAGGCTGGACCGGCCGTTGCCCCCGCTGCCTCCTGCCCCTCCGCCGAGAGAGTacccgccgctgctgccgcctACGGAGGTGTTGGGGCCGGACCTGGCGTATGGGTATGTGCAGgttgcgggtggtggtggtggtattaTGGGGGCGATCAGTGAGGGGActgaggcggaggagggggaggatgaggaggagcggtATCATCATCCAGAATGA
- the EXO84 gene encoding exocyst complex component exo84 (COG:U; EggNog:ENOG503NXG5), whose protein sequence is MSEDRDRLKISLRSGGKRKNKAAPIKISGPILQQNDASSQRSGSRSIAEEAPPARPRPPPQSSGKTSDLVKRRYSTRFNQLPTDFDPTANPMPALSNLDQYVQAQAQDRRPPPSRGGESGRKVGATPEVDVRALRDPNLVAENYVAEILSEATEDEIREYEIALRQLKSRASIDLQQNVYQNRTQFIKISKEAEKLKGEMRTLKNLMSELKTNTTALRSASNSTEPVSFNNEIPSGLSKRDKRSSVADRTALWSAQMQALYKNVEGSQKFLPNVPGRHVVQNAGPWVELDNATYKSRRSMQIFLLNDHLLIASRKKRKTDGPGGADGRGPMTKLVADRCSHLLDVEVVDMAGTGDSSAGRNKLADAIMVRGGGGNESFIYRTEKPEDPEKATLILNIRKTVEELRRNLQSEREATNKAKETINYFASRDPGLLQKTELLETLSDIKDMLIEVDGKQQNLRWVESEMDELDINIALQQIELAVARIEKLKSLALGVRKNAIAHDFITFKVEERCAKLAALIARELTSTHHHQRKTKQNVSWLTRLGFEDRAREAYLEARSEIIQKRSRQCIFKGDLHLYIWEISFVYFTIIRNTVSCFQACFPPPMMGACVKWAKEEVDAFNGILARQLSSTEEGDEVWVQCMDRAKEHSDMLSEVGLDFRNLVGQNVKTGAESGSNGPVGLGLS, encoded by the exons ATGTCTGAAGATCGGGATAGGCTCAAGATATCGCTGCGAAGCGGCGGAAAGAGGAAGAACAAGGCAGCCCCCATCAAGATCTCGGGGCCAATCTTGCAGCAAAATGATGCGAGCTCTCAGAGGTCCGGGTCCCGGTCCATCGCGGAAGAGGCCCCGCCTGCTCGGCCCCGACCCCCGCCGCAGAGCAGTGGAAAG ACGTCTGATCTTGTAAAACGGAGATACTCGACCCGCTTCAACCAACTCCCCACCGATTTCGATCCAACCGCCAACCCGATGCCAGCTCTCAGCAACCTCGACCAGTATGTTCAAGCCCAGGCTCAAGACCGCCGGCCCCCGCCGTCTAGAGGAGGTGAGAGTGGCCGAAAGGTTGGAGCTACACCCGAAGTCGATGTCAGGGCTCTTCGAGATCCGAACCTTGTTGCCGAGAACTATGTCGCCGAGATCCTTAGTGAGGCCACCGAGGACGAGATTCGCGAGTATGAAATTGCTTTGCGCCAGCTGAAGAGCCGCGCCTCAATTGACTTGCAGCAAAATGTCTACCAGAACCGCACACAGTTCATCAAAATCAgcaaggaggccgagaagctcaagggcGAGATGCGCACTCTCAAGAACCTGATGTCGGAGTTAAAGACCAACACCACAGCACTTCGCTCGGCTTCCAATAGTACCGAACCCGTTAGCTTTAACAATGAGATACCTTCAGGGCTCAGCAAGCGGGACAAGCGCAGCTCTGTCGCTGATCGAACGGCACTCTGGAGCGCGCAGATGCAAGCGCTCTACAAGAACGTAGAAGGCTCTCAGAAATTTCTACCGAACGTCCCTGGTCGTCATGTTGTTCAAAATGCAGGTCCGTGGGTAGAGCTCGATAATGCGACCTACAAGTCTAGACGGTCTATGCAAATATTCCTCCTGAACGACCACCTCCTAATCGCGTCTCGCAAGAAGCGGAAGACGGATGGACCTGGGGGGGCTGATGGGAGGGGTCCAATGACGAAGCTGGTGGCTGACCGGTGCTCGCATTTGTTGGacgtggaggtggtggatatgGCTGGGACAGGCGATTCGTCAGCTGGTAGGAACAAGTTGGCCGATGCCATCATGGTtcgcggcggtggaggaaaCGAGTCTTTTATTTACCGGACAGAGAAACCGGAAGATCCTGAAAAGGCCACGCTGATTCTCAACATTCGCAAGACTGTGGAGGAATTGCGCAGGAACCTCCAGTCTGAAAGAGAAGCCAccaacaaggccaaggagaccATCAACTATTTTGCGTCGCGCGATCCTGGTCTCTTGCAAAAGACTGAGCTGCTCGAGACGCTGTCCGATATCAAGGATATGCTCAttgaggtggatgggaagcAGCAGAACCTTCGCTGGGTCGAGAGCGAGATGGATGAGCTGGATATCAATATCGCTCTCCAACAGATTGAACTGGCAGTCGCCCGCATCGAAAAGTTGAAGAGCTTAGCGTTGGGTGTACGTAAGAACGCCATTGCCCATGACTTTATTACCTTCAAAGTTGAGGAGAGGTGTGCCAAGCTGGCGGCCTTGATTGCCCGTGAGCTCACTTCCacgcatcaccaccagcggAAGACCAAGCAGAATGTTTCTTGGTTAACGCGCCTCGGTTTTGAAGACCGTGCCAGAGAGGCGTATCTGGAGGCCCGCAGTGAGATTATTCAAAAGCGATCTAG ACAATGCATCTTCAAGGGCGATTTGCATCTGTACATCTGGGAGATCTCATTTGTTTATTTCACCATCATACGAAACACCGTCAGCTGTTTCCAGGCGTGTTTCCCGCCTCCCATGATGGGCGCATGTGTCAAGTGGGCCAAGGAGGAAGTGGATGCCTTCAACGGAATCCTTGCTCGGCAGCTCAGCAGTACCGAAGAAGGTGACGAGGTGTGGGTTCAATGCATGGATCGGGCAAAGGAACATTCCGACATGCTGTCTGAGGTTGGCCTGGACTTTCGCAATCTAGTTGGACAGAATGTCAAGACCGGGGCCGAGAGTGGCTCTAACGGGCCGGTTGGCTTGGGCTTGTCTTGA
- the PPH1 gene encoding Serine/threonine-protein phosphatase PP2A catalytic subunit (EggNog:ENOG503NU6N; COG:T) — translation MDTTMEDVGRAPTDLPPVQVQETTIPTLDGWIESLMACKQLTESDVHRLCEKAREVLQGESNVQPVKCPVTVCGDIHGQFHDLMELFKIGGPNPDTNYLFMGDYVDRGYYSVETVTLLVALKIRYPKRITILRGNHESRQITQVYGFYDECLRKYGNANVWKYFTDLFDYLPLTALIDNQIFCLHGGLSPSIDTLDNIKALDRIQEVPHEGPMCDLLWSDPDDRCGWGISPRGAGYTFGQDISEAFNHNNGLTLIARAHQLVMEGYNWSQDRNVVTIFSAPNYCYRCGNQAAIMEIDEHLKYTFLQFDPCPRAGEPMVSRRKEPF, via the exons ATGGATACGACCATGGAGGATGTCGGGCGCGCTCCCACCGACCTGCCACCCGTCCAGGTTCAGGAAACCACCATCCCTACTCTGGATGGTTGGATCGAGAGCCTGATGGCCTGCAAGCAGCTGACCGAGTCGGATGTGCACAGATTGTGCGAGAAG GCACGTGAGGTTCTCCAGGGAGAATCCAACGTACAACCTGTC AAATGCCCCGTCACGGTGTGCGGTGACATCCACGGCCAGTTTCACGATCTTATGGAGTTGTTCAAGATTGGCGGTCCCAACCCCGATACCAATTATCTCTTCATGG GAGACTATGTCGACAGAGGTTACTACTCGGTCGAGACGGtcaccctcctcgtcgcGCTCAAGATTAGATACCCCAAACGAATTACCATCCTCCGAGGCAACCACGAGTCGCGCCAGATCACCCAGGTCTACGGCTTCTACGACGAGTGCCTTCGCAAGTACGGTAATGCTAATGTCTGGAAGTACTTTACCGATCTCTTCGATTATCTCCCCCTCACCGCTCTCATCGACAACCAGATCTTCTGTCTGCACGGCGGTCTTTCGCCTAGTATCGATACCCTCGATAACATCAAAGCTCTCGATCGGATTCAAGAAGTGCCTCATGAGGGCCCCATGTGCGATCTCCTTTGGTCGGACCCTGATGACCGCTGCGGCTGGGGTATTTCCCCCCGTGGCGCCGGGTATACGTTCGGCCAGGATATCTCGGAGGCTttcaaccacaacaacgGCTTGACGCTGATTGCCCGCGCGCATCAGCTTGTGATGGAAGGTTACAACTGGTCACAAGACCGAAATGTTGTCACAATCTTCTCTG CGCCCAATTACTGCTACAGATGCGGTAACCAAGCTGCGATAATGGAGATTGACGAACACTTGAAATACACATT CTTGCAATTTGATCCCTGCCCTCGGGCCGGTGAGCCTATGGTCTCTCGCCGTAAGGAACCCTTTTGA
- the TOM20 gene encoding mitochondrial import receptor subunit tom20 (COG:U; EggNog:ENOG503P2QG): protein MESSATRPAVIAVAAVATGLLAYAVYFDYRRRSSAEFRRELRRNDRRQARSAKEQALIDAEAQKQAIYLAVDEAKAEGFPDNSEEKEAYFLEQVQIGETLAADPSKALEAALGFYKALKVYPTPGDLINIYDKTVSKPILDILAEMIAYDGALKIGTNYTGPPGVDMAALMREMEEMGVNPADMD from the exons ATGGAATCTTCAGCAACAAGACCTGCCGTCATTGCTGTGGCCGCGGTTGCTACTGGTCTCTTGG CCTACGCCGTCTACTTCGACTACCGTCGCCGCAGCAGCGCCGAGTTCAGGAGGGAATTGCGCCGCAACGACCGCCGCCAGGCTCGCAGCGCAAAGGAGCAGGCCCTCATCGATGCCGAGGCCCAGAAGCAAGCCATCTACCTCGCCGTAGACGAAGCCAAGGCCGAGGGCTTCCCCGACAActcggaggagaaggaggcctACTTCCTCGAGCAGGTTCAGATCGGTGAGACCCTCGCCGCTGACCCCTCCAAGGCTCTCGAGGCCGCCCTCGGCTTCTACAAAGCTCTCAAGGTCTACCCCACCCCTGGTGACCTGATCAACATCTACGACAAGACTGTCTCCAAG CCAatcctcgacatcctcgcCGAAATGATTGCCTACGACGGTGCGCTCAAGATTGGCACCAACTACACCGGTCCCCCCGGCGTCGACATGGCCGCCCTGATGCgcgagatggaggagatgggcGTCAACCCAGCGGACATGGATTAA
- a CDS encoding hypothetical protein (EggNog:ENOG503NX6S; COG:G) produces MKPIQTQTPVEVWRTRQVLYRGRNLCRFQHTQVSEPNSNKLPPVERPPQALGDVVWGLRADKYEITQVSTWKPRGPVCRTYQAIKWVEGLKETFVLKEVRRYSQVRHLLGASQMLQQHPNLQTLYDVASDEQLLIYRTLPYNVNGLIREHPGLPYETRKEILKRALTGLAALHDTDLAHLNIRPSAILVDYGPKLGSSPSNGVHKVQLGRFEDAVLPYISKQRIDHYRVGIEDLPWKSPEFWIRGRQARPSDVFSFGLTSVNFMLNNLNLKCADTGFPQKRLAALGGLASGVPTQKQLAKLEIWFNHFGDADALMGLLEQVNDEPNQWYGPLNKLIKETTFGLRKPLPGLENHVDLGFVDVVTKMTHLDPSKRITAREALEHEWFANIEVGPEHMWYSPFKPRKNQPNARRAFDDIQTESGIPIRKIPHFYPQDVTREATTPRGPEVVQKEQDEALVSKIAQEEQDELPVSESGVVLEDEDKPPVPKPVPAIRNLIRKVYVPLTESTLKAYRQYDGNSTLDPEALKKRSFQVEKLEQRTPKPEKDSKRF; encoded by the exons ATGAAGCCTATACAAACACAGACCCCAGTTGAGGTGTGGCGTACACGTCAGGTCCTATATCGCGGCAGAAACTTGTGTCGCTTTCAGCATACCCAGGTATCCGAGCCAAACTCCAACAAACTCCCACCAGTCGAACGTCCGCCACAGGCACTGGGTGAtgtggtttgggggttgagAGCTGACAAGTACGAGATTACACAGGTTTCCACGTGGAAACCAAGAGGGCCAGTATGCCGGACATACCAAGCGATAAAGTGGGTGGAGGGCCTAAAAGAAACGTTTGTGCTTAAAGAAGTACGAAGGTACTCGCAAGTAAGGCACTTGCTTGGAGCATCTCAGATGCTTCAACAGCACCCGAACTTGCAGACTTTGTACGACGTCGCCAGTGACGAGCAGCTTCTGATATATCGCACCCTTCCGTATAATGTCAACGGTCTAATCCGCGAGCATCCTGGGCTACCATACGAAACACGCAAGGAAATCCTCAAACGTGCTCTGACTGGCCTGGCGGCGCTTCACGACACAGATCTCGCCCATCTTA ATATCAGACCAAGTGCCATTCTTGTCGACTACGGTCCAAAGTTGGGATCCAGTCCATCCAATGGCGTCCACAAGGTCCAGCTCGGTCGCTTTGAGGACGCCGTCTTACCTTACATTTCTAAGCAGCGTATCGATCATTATCGCGTCGGCATTGAAGATTTGCCCTGGAAGAGTCCCGAGTTTTGGATCCGAGGTCGCCAAGCCAGGCCATCTGACGTGTTTTCATTTGGCCTCACGTCTGTCAACTTTAtgctcaacaacctcaacctcaagtGTGCCGACACCGGATTCCCACAGAAGAGACTCGCGGCGTTGGGCGGACTCGCCAGCGGTGTCCCGACACAGAAACAACTGGCCAAACTCGAGATATGGTTCAACCATTTCGGAGATGCGGATGCGTTGATGGGGCTGCTCGAACAAGTCAATGACGAACCTAATCAGTGGTACGGCCCCCTCAACAAACTCATCAAAGAAACGACCTTTGGTCTTCGGAAGCCTTTGCCCGGGCTTGAGAATCACGTCGACCTTGGGTTTGTGGACGTGGTCACCAAGATGACTCATCTGGATCCAAGCAAGAGAATCACGGCACGCGAGGCCTTGGAGCACGAGTGGTTTGCAAACATCGAGGTGGGACCCGAGCACATGTGGTATTCGCCCTTCAAGCCGCGCAAAAATCAGCCAAACGCCCGGCGGGCTTTTGATGATATTCAAACTGAGAGCGGGATACCTATTCGAAAGATCCCGCATTTTTATCCACAGGACGTCACCCGTGAGGCCACCACACCGCGTGGCCCGGAGGTCGtccaaaaagaacaagatgaAGCACTAGTGTCAAAAATCgcccaagaagaacaagacgAGCTACCCGTTTCAGAATCAGGGGTCGttctcgaggatgaggacaaGCCCCCGGTTCCAAAACCCGTCCCGGCAATCAGAAACCTCATCCGAAAAGTCTACGTCCCTCTCACCGAGTCTACATTGAAGGCCTATCGGCAGTATGATGGGAACAGCACGCTTGACCCAGAAGCGTTGAAGAAAAGGTCTTTCCAAGTGGAAAAGCTTGAACAGAGAACTCCTAAACCAGAGAAAGACTCCAAGAGGTTTTAA